A genomic region of Raphanus sativus cultivar WK10039 chromosome 6, ASM80110v3, whole genome shotgun sequence contains the following coding sequences:
- the LOC108811213 gene encoding vacuolar fusion protein CCZ1 homolog A isoform X1 yields MASMSSGDDESLRLCVFDLRRGQTEGQELDKILFFHPPDLHLSAQLSVTGLSEGLITFTRLFSPEAACEVIEAERHSHVFHEPEPDIWMVMVVEKNKDTGAIWRVDALRGMLKEVHSLFLMFHGSVRALLEKEPTGELTRSQLYPFIADYLSTFQKRSRSQDCCCDLFVGKQLLQLPNFRETTLSERGTVQMLTLSRDTALEVQSLVQVLDSCAENIRCHSMILFQDLLVSTTLSPDDTVSLFTFAVMRLTSPALSSDSSSWSYLRKRTGSTSAPIGSIESLHSGNSDNMHRDVIRPLQNDKWKKGKDGFLATDIWGLETSGSPDSAIPTIWLQQTQERVYLLAYQYKSLTLLLLLPTTAIVNGDISVPAVKQQVIEQASLRIMKMEEKISRGWGGENAYHVKGYRYLVVDNDLEVSRASPSGKVATLAKESLLALNKLREEVDLEKSRSKTQEKDLEICIRAKNNAWVIARVTRGKELYMALEKASDTLLDATDAVGRFSNRYCSGAFLMD; encoded by the exons ATGGCGTCGATGAGCTCTGGTGATGATGAAAGCCTTCGACTTTGCGTCTTTGATTTGAGGAGAGGCCAAACCGAAGGTCAAGAGCTTGACAAGATTCTCTTCTTTCATCCTCCCGACCTACACCTCTCCGCTCAGCTATCAGTTACCGGCCTCAGTGAAGGCCTCATTACTTTTACCAG ACTTTTCTCTCCTGAGGCAGCTTGTGAGGTAATAGAAGCAGAAAGACATTCTCATGTTTTCCACGAGCCTGAACCTGATATCTGGATGGTCATG GTCGTGGAGAAAAATAAGGATACAGGAGCTATATGGAGGGTTGATGCACTCAGGGGAATGCTTAAGGAAGTACACTCACTCTTTCTCATGTTCCACGGGTCAGTTAGAGCATTACTCGAGAAAGAACCAACAGGAGAGCTTACCCGATCACAGTTGTATCCCTTCATTGCAGATTATTTAAGCA CTTTTCAAAAGCGGTCTCGCTCCCAAGACTGCTGCTGTG ATCTTTTTGTTGGGAAGCAACTTCTTCAGCTACCTAATTTCCGTGAAACTACTTTGAGTGAGCGTGGAACTGTTCAAATGCTTACTTTATCAAGGGACACTGCACTTGAAGTTCAG TCTCTTGTTCAAGTACTAGATTCATGTGCTGAGAATATACGATGCCACTCTATGATCTTATTTCAAGATCTGTTGGTTTCAACTACTCTCTCACCTGATGATACCGTCAGCTTGTTTACATTTGCTGTAATGAGGTTGACCTCACCAGCTCTATCCTCTGACTCGAGTTCCTGGTCTTATCTACGAAAGAGGACTGGTTCTACCTCGGCGCCCATTGGTTCCATTGAATCCTTGCATTCAGGAAATAGTGATAACATGCATCGTGATGTTATTAGGCCGCTACAAAATGATAAGTGGAAAAAGGGGAAAGATGGTTTTCTTGCGACTGATATTTGGGGTCTAGAGACTAGCGGTTCACCTGATTCTGCTATCCCTACAATCTGGCTTCAGCAAACGCAAGAAAGAGTGTATCTCCTCGCTTATCAGTATAAAAGTCTCACTTTACTGCTTCTCTTGCCTACAACTGCCATTGTCAATGGAGATATAAGCGTCCCAGCCGTGAAACAGCAAGTTATTGAACAG GCATCGCTGAGGATTATGAAAATGGAAGAGAAGATTTCAAGGGGGTGGGGAGGTGAGAATGCTTATCATGTTAAGGGTTACCGTTACTTGGTAGTTGATAATGACCTGGAAGTTTCCAGAGCTTCTCCTTCAGGAAAAGTAGCAACACTTGCGAAG GAGTCTCTGCTTGCACTAAACAAGCTCAGAGAAGAAGTGGATTTAGAAAAGAGCCGTTCAAAGACGCAGGAGAAGGACTTAGAAATATGCATAAGAGCTAAGAACAACGCGTGGGTGATCGCCCGTGTGACTAGAGGTAAAGAGCTTTACATGGCTTTGGAGAAAGCCAGTGACACTCTTCTTGATGCCACAGACGCTGTTGGAAGATTCAGCAACAG GTATTGCAGCGGAGCGTTTTTGATGGACTAA
- the LOC108811211 gene encoding wall-associated receptor kinase-like 4 — protein sequence MKTETQNLLCVIILVTSLFIDGVSSSRKPPDPCNRVCGGLSIPFPFGIGKDCYLNPWYEVVCDSSSVPFLSRINRELVNIYLPDDHQYYSYGVVHIKGPVTSSGCSTRASQPLTPPPLNVAGQGSPYFFTDKNQLAAVGCNAKAVMTDIKSQIIGCGSSCNERNSSSQQVRNRICNGDKCCQTRIPEGQPQVLGVDLEITEGNSTREGGCKVAFLTSEKYSSLNVTEPEQFHSDGYAVVELGWYFDTSDSRVPNPVGCMNVSDTSQNGGYSVETSCICSYGYFSGFSYRSCYCNSMGYTGNPFLPGGCVDIDECKLEEGRKKCKDQSCVNRPGWFECVPKKPKQLKPVIQGVLIGSALLLFAFGIFGLYKFVKKRKTINRMRKFFRRNGGMLLKQQLARKEGNVEMSRIFSSNELEKATDNFNKNRILGQGGQGTVYKGMLVDGKIVAVKRSKAMDEDKVEEFINEVVVLSQINHRNIVKLLGCCLETEVPVLVYEFLPNGDLCKRLHHHDESDDFKMTWEVRLDIAVDIAGALSYLHSAASFPIYHRDIKTTNILLDEKYRVKVSDFGTSRSVTVDQTHLTTQVAGTFGYVDPEYFQSSKFTEKSDVYSFGIVLVELLTGEKPSSRVWSDDNRGFAAHFVNAVKENTFLNRVDVRIKDESDLDQVMAVAKLARRCLNRKGKKRPNMREAWIELERIRSATHDSEVNIEEEDDEEDETMQLNVDESWGFEVTAPASMFSSASPTSDAEPLVPLRTW from the exons ATGAAGACAGAGACTCAAAACCTCCTATGCGTTATTATACTAGTGACCTCTCTGTTCATCGACGGCGTCTCATCGTCAAGAAAACCACCAGATCCCTGTAACAGAGTCTGCGGAGGACTATCGATTCCATTCCCGTTCGGTATTGGGAAAGACTGCTATCTAAACCCGTGGTACGAGGTTGTCTGCGATAGCTCCTCTGTTCCGTTTCTCTCGAGGATCAACAGAGAATTGGTGAACATTTATCTTCCAGACGATCACCAGTACTATTCTTATGGAGTCGTTCACATCAAAGGTCCCGTAACTTCCTCTGGTTGTTCCACGAGAGCATCTCAGCCGCTTACACCGCCGCCTTTAAACGTTGCCGGCCAAGGCAGCCCTTATTTCTTCACGGACAAGAACCAACTCGCGGCGGTTGGTTGCAACGCCAAGGCGGTTATGACGGATATCAAATCTCAGATCATCGGTTGTGGGTCGAGCTGTAACGAAAGAAACAGTAGCAGCCAACAAGTAAGAAACAGGATTTGCAATGGTGACAAGTGCTGTCAGACAAGGATACCAGAAGGGCAGCCGCAAGTTCTAGGAGTTGACTTGGAGATTACCGAAGGTAACAGCACAAGAGAAGGAGGATGCAAAGTTGCTTTTCTTACAAGCGAGAAGTATTCTAGCTTGAATGTCACAGAGCCAGAACAGTTTCACAGTGATGGGTACGCAGTGGTAGAGCTAGGATGGTACTTCGATACTTCCGATTCTCGTGTTCCAAACCCTGTTGGTTGTATGAATGTGTCGGATACATCACAAAATGGCGGCTACTCGGTCGAGACGAGTTGCATTTGCTCGTATGGTTACTTCTCTGGATTCAGCTATAGGAGTTGCTATTGTAACTCCATGGGTTACACAGGGAATCCATTCCTTCCTGGTGGATGTGTAG ACATTGATGAATGTAAACTAGAAGAAGGACGCAAAAAGTGTAAAGACCAAAGTTGTGTGAATAGGCCTGGTTGGTTTGAATGCGTACCGAAGAAACCAAAGCAACTCAAGCCAGTGATTCAAG GTGTTCTTATAGGTTCGGCACTATTGCTTTTCGCCTTTGGAATTTTCGGGTTGTACAAGTTTGTAAAGAAGCGGAAGACGATTAACCGaatgaggaagttcttcagACGTAATGGAGGTATGCTGCTGAAACAACAGTTAGCTAGAAAAGAAGGTAATGTAGAGATGTCGAGGATATTTAGCTCGAATGAGTTGGAGAAAGCTACTGACAACTTCAACAAGAATCGTATTCTTGGGCAAGGAGGTCAGGGGACTGTGTACAAGGGAATGCTCGTCGACGGTAAGATCGTCGCAGTGAAGAGATCCAAAGCCATGGACGAAGACAAGGTAGAGGAGTTCATCAATGAAGTCGTTGTTCTCTCACAAATCAACCACAGAAACATCGTCAAACTCTTGGGATGTTGTCTTGAGACAGAAGTTCCTGTCTTGGTTTATGAGTTTCTTCCAAATGGAGACTTGTGCAAGCGTCTTCATCATCATGATGAGTCTGATGATTTCAAGATGACTTGGGAAGTACGTCTTGACATAGCTGTAGATATTGCTGGAGCTTTGTCATATTTGCACTCTGCTGCATCTTTCCCTATATACCATAGAGATATCAAGACCACTAATATACTATTAGATGAGAAATATCGAGTCAAGGTGTCTGATTTTGGAACATCAAGATCGGTGACAGTAGATCAAACTCACTTGACGACTCAGGTTGCAGGTACTTTTGGATATGTGGATCCAGAGTACTTTCAGTCGAGCAAGTTTACGGAGAAGAGTGATGTTTATAGTTTTGGAATCGTCCTTGTGGAGCTTTTGACCGGAGAAAAGCCATCCTCACGTGTCTGGTCCGATGACAACAGAGGATTTGCAGCTCATTTTGTTAATGCCGTGAAAGAGAACACATTTCTGAACAGAGTTGATGTTCGGATCAAAGATGAAAGCGATCTGGACCAAGTGATGGCAGTGGCGAAACTAGCTAGGAGATGTTTAAACCGGAAAGGGAAGAAGAGGCCAAACATGAGAGAGGCTTGGATTGAGCTTGAGAGGATTCGTTCAGCAACTCATGATTCAGAGGTGAATATTGAGGAAGAGGATGACGAAGAGGATGAAACCATGCAACTTAACGTTGATGAGTCTTGGGGCTTTGAGGTGACTGCTCCAGCCTCCATGTTTAGTAGTGCTTCACCAACGTCTGATGCTGAGCCTCTGGTTCCTCTACGAACGTGGTGA
- the LOC108811217 gene encoding uncharacterized protein LOC108811217 encodes MERRRSIALFIIFLFVFCFPISSDSHKLSPSISLHDQGQVHEVTIKATKREEGRSVDIFRVGTGGSHGVTGGKGGGRKESPKRNAAMDLRPKLFFSTTSVLFTGFIVLSRTSFDMSIRLLCCA; translated from the exons ATGGAGAGAAGAAGATCTATTGCATtgttcatcatcttcctctttgtcttctgcTTCCCCATCTCATCAGATTCCCATAAGCTCAGTCCATCAATAAGCTTACACGACCAAGGACAAGTCCATG AAGTTACAATCAAAGCCACAAAACGAGAAGAAGGTAGGAGCGTTGACATCTTCCGCGTAGGGACAGGAGGATCTCATGGAGTTACAGGTGGAAAAGGTGGAGGCCGGAAAGAATCTCCAAAACGTAATGCCGCCATGGACCTCCGGCCGAAGTTGTTCTTCTCAACCACCTCCGTTCTCTTCACCGGGTTTATAGTGCTTTCACGAACTTCTTTCGACATGTCAATTAGATTATTATGTTGTGCCTGA
- the LOC108811214 gene encoding uncharacterized protein LOC108811214, with product MSDPPRFRSVVIGPTGNKLQRKPPGMMKKTTVESKDEKKTKKPPDTTPDSPTTTLKQCSSILRRNSASSMTASYSSDASSSCDSLPLSVASSSSSSSKKKPVRRRSGSVSSSPSGALMRRKQVDEKEDKAAAAASSNADCFADGRKRCAWITPKADTCYVDFHDEEWGVPVQDDKKLFELLCLSGALSELSWTDILSRRPLLREVFMDFDPVAVSELNEKKVAAAALSLLSEVKIRSILDNSRCVRKIIAEHGSFNKYMYNFVNSKPTQSQFRYQRQVPVKTSKAEFISKDLVRRGFRSVSPTVVYSFMQAAGLTNDHLIGCFRYQECCVDAEATTKGKKKNESDK from the exons ATGTCGGATCCACCTCGATTCCGATCGGTGGTTATTGGTCCAACCGGAAACAAGCTGCAGAGGAAACCGCCGGggatgatgaagaagacgacCGTTGAATCAAAAGAtgagaagaaaacgaagaaaCCACCAGATACTACTCCGGATTCGCCAACGACGACTCTGAAGCAATGCTCTTCGATTCTGAGACGGAACAGTGCTTCCTCCATGACTGCTTCTTATTCCTCTGATGCCTCTTCTTCTTGCGACTCGTTGCCTCTGAGCGTggcgtcttcttcttcttccagctCTAAGAAGAAGCCTGTGAGGCGGCGAAGTGGGTCTGTCTCCTCCTCCCCCTCCGGTGCGTTGATGAGAAGGAAGCAGGTtgatgagaaagaagacaaggctgctgctgctgctagtAGTAATGCTGATTGCTTCGCTGACGGTAGAAAAAGATGTGCTTGGATCACTCCTAAAGCTG ACACGTGTTATGTTGATTTCCACGACGAAGAATGGGGAGTTCCTGTTCAGGACGACAA GAAGCTTTTTGAGTTGCTATGTCTCTCTGGTGCTCTATCCGAGCTCTCTTGGACCGACATTCTCTCCAGAAGGCCATTACTCAG GGAAGTTTTCATGGACTTCGATCCAGTTGCTGTTTCTGAACTCAACGAGAAGAAGGTAGCCGCCGCTGCCTTATCCTTGCTATCTGAGGTTAAGATACGTTCAATCCTCGATAACTCACGCTGTGTGCGCAAG ATTATAGCTGAACATGGATCATTCAACAAGTACATGTACAACTTTGTGAACAGTAAGCCTACACAGAGCCAGTTCAGGTATCAAAGACAAGTCCCTGTGAAGACATCAAAGGCTGAGTTTATAAGCAAGGATCTTGTACGCAGAGGCTTTCGCAGCGTGAGTCCTACGGTTGTTTACTCCTTCATGCAAGCAGCTGGTCTTACAAACGACCATCTCATTGGCTGCTTCAGATACCAGGAGTGTTGCGTAGATGCAGAGGCAACAACCAAGGGCAAGAAGAAGAATGAGAgtgataaataa
- the LOC108811213 gene encoding vacuolar fusion protein CCZ1 homolog A isoform X2 has translation MASMSSGDDESLRLCVFDLRRGQTEGQELDKILFFHPPDLHLSAQLSVTGLSEGLITFTRLFSPEAACEVIEAERHSHVFHEPEPDIWMVMVVEKNKDTGAIWRVDALRGMLKEVHSLFLMFHGSVRALLEKEPTGELTRSQLYPFIADYLSNLFVGKQLLQLPNFRETTLSERGTVQMLTLSRDTALEVQSLVQVLDSCAENIRCHSMILFQDLLVSTTLSPDDTVSLFTFAVMRLTSPALSSDSSSWSYLRKRTGSTSAPIGSIESLHSGNSDNMHRDVIRPLQNDKWKKGKDGFLATDIWGLETSGSPDSAIPTIWLQQTQERVYLLAYQYKSLTLLLLLPTTAIVNGDISVPAVKQQVIEQASLRIMKMEEKISRGWGGENAYHVKGYRYLVVDNDLEVSRASPSGKVATLAKESLLALNKLREEVDLEKSRSKTQEKDLEICIRAKNNAWVIARVTRGKELYMALEKASDTLLDATDAVGRFSNRYCSGAFLMD, from the exons ATGGCGTCGATGAGCTCTGGTGATGATGAAAGCCTTCGACTTTGCGTCTTTGATTTGAGGAGAGGCCAAACCGAAGGTCAAGAGCTTGACAAGATTCTCTTCTTTCATCCTCCCGACCTACACCTCTCCGCTCAGCTATCAGTTACCGGCCTCAGTGAAGGCCTCATTACTTTTACCAG ACTTTTCTCTCCTGAGGCAGCTTGTGAGGTAATAGAAGCAGAAAGACATTCTCATGTTTTCCACGAGCCTGAACCTGATATCTGGATGGTCATG GTCGTGGAGAAAAATAAGGATACAGGAGCTATATGGAGGGTTGATGCACTCAGGGGAATGCTTAAGGAAGTACACTCACTCTTTCTCATGTTCCACGGGTCAGTTAGAGCATTACTCGAGAAAGAACCAACAGGAGAGCTTACCCGATCACAGTTGTATCCCTTCATTGCAGATTATTTAAGCA ATCTTTTTGTTGGGAAGCAACTTCTTCAGCTACCTAATTTCCGTGAAACTACTTTGAGTGAGCGTGGAACTGTTCAAATGCTTACTTTATCAAGGGACACTGCACTTGAAGTTCAG TCTCTTGTTCAAGTACTAGATTCATGTGCTGAGAATATACGATGCCACTCTATGATCTTATTTCAAGATCTGTTGGTTTCAACTACTCTCTCACCTGATGATACCGTCAGCTTGTTTACATTTGCTGTAATGAGGTTGACCTCACCAGCTCTATCCTCTGACTCGAGTTCCTGGTCTTATCTACGAAAGAGGACTGGTTCTACCTCGGCGCCCATTGGTTCCATTGAATCCTTGCATTCAGGAAATAGTGATAACATGCATCGTGATGTTATTAGGCCGCTACAAAATGATAAGTGGAAAAAGGGGAAAGATGGTTTTCTTGCGACTGATATTTGGGGTCTAGAGACTAGCGGTTCACCTGATTCTGCTATCCCTACAATCTGGCTTCAGCAAACGCAAGAAAGAGTGTATCTCCTCGCTTATCAGTATAAAAGTCTCACTTTACTGCTTCTCTTGCCTACAACTGCCATTGTCAATGGAGATATAAGCGTCCCAGCCGTGAAACAGCAAGTTATTGAACAG GCATCGCTGAGGATTATGAAAATGGAAGAGAAGATTTCAAGGGGGTGGGGAGGTGAGAATGCTTATCATGTTAAGGGTTACCGTTACTTGGTAGTTGATAATGACCTGGAAGTTTCCAGAGCTTCTCCTTCAGGAAAAGTAGCAACACTTGCGAAG GAGTCTCTGCTTGCACTAAACAAGCTCAGAGAAGAAGTGGATTTAGAAAAGAGCCGTTCAAAGACGCAGGAGAAGGACTTAGAAATATGCATAAGAGCTAAGAACAACGCGTGGGTGATCGCCCGTGTGACTAGAGGTAAAGAGCTTTACATGGCTTTGGAGAAAGCCAGTGACACTCTTCTTGATGCCACAGACGCTGTTGGAAGATTCAGCAACAG GTATTGCAGCGGAGCGTTTTTGATGGACTAA
- the LOC108811216 gene encoding uncharacterized protein LOC108811216 gives MTETKKPETSVGSISVIGSVFVYLITGLSLAVGFWVARNKFSVDLVSDPSLTLFLLWSIEFPVVVIIYSFFRKAPEKHSCFRAYGRSILGLISGAFLNALGAISLGAPIGTQYLPKTVHWSFLMSVFTFVPATAVFGASWTDWHRLFALMKPSGNVEYMIFIPAYGSIIGGWFGAWPMPLDWERPWQEWPICVCYGAIGGYIGGQIVSLCLMFFLRKAKHLKVA, from the exons ATGACGGAGACTAAGAAGCCAGAAACCTCCGTTGGTTCGATATCAGTTATAGGGtcagtttttgtttatttaattactGGATTGTCTCTGGCCGTCGGATTCTGGGTGGCCCGGAACAAATTCTCCGTGGATCTCGTCTCTGATCCATCTCTCACTCTCTTTCTCCTCTGG AGTATCGAGTTTCCGGTTGTGGTAATCATCTACAGCTTTTTCCGAAAAGCCCCAGAGAAACATTCG TGTTTTAGAGCCTATGGACGAAGCATATTAGGACTCATTTCTG GGGCTTTTCTGAATGCTTTGGGAGCAATTTCTTTGGGTGCACCTATTGGAACGCA ATATCTACCAAAAACAGTTCACTGGTCTTTTCTAATGTCTGTTTTCACG TTTGTACCAGCCACTGCAGTTTTTGGTGCATCATGGACAGATTGGCATCGTCTATTCGCTTTGATGaa ACCAAGTGGAAATGTAGAATATATGATCTTTATTCCAGCATATGGATCAATTATTGGAGGATGGTTTGGAGCTTGGCCCATGCCGCTCGACTGGGAAAGGCCATGGCAG GAGTGGCCTATATGTGTGTGTTATGGAGCTATAGGAGGCTATATTGGTGGACAAATTGTCTCCTTGTGTTTGATGTTTTTCCTCAGGAAAGCCAAGCATTTGAAGGTAGCCTAA
- the LOC108811212 gene encoding wall-associated receptor kinase-like 6 encodes MKTASYNFLCVAVYVLTLQLINGSSSATPPPPPPRPDVNYSASCSRTCGGISIPFPFGIGERECYLNNWYEVVCNTTVPFLSRINTEVVNISLPDGNKPYGVVHIKGPVTSLGCSSQGLEKSTPDLNVTGRGSPYFLTDQNRLVAVGCGTKASLTDINSEILGCESSCQDSKRGQQVTNSICDGYRCCQVRIPLERPQVIGINLENSNVTRGAGCRVAFLTKQRYSPMNVTEPEQFHSMGYALVELGWYFDTSDSRFRSSLGCRNMTRYSSYTSFDKCGCEYQYFSGMSYRNCYCNNGYTGNPYVKHGCIDIGECKGHNVCGERTCVNWPGSYSCDPIVTKPQKASVLQGVLIGLGVLLFVVGVLGMYKLVKKRRKIIRRKKFFKRNGGLLLKQQLTTTKDGNVEMSRIFSSKELKKATDNFSLNRVLGKGGQGTVYKGMLVDGRIVAVKRSKLVDEDKMQEFINEVALLSQINHRNIVKLLGCCLETEVPILVYEYIPNGDLFKRLHDESDDYKMTWEVRLRIAVEIAGALSYMHSDASFPIYHRDIKTTNILLDEKYRAKVSDFGTSRSVTLDQTHLTTLVAGTFGYMDPEYFLSSQYTDKSDVYSFGVVLVELITGEKPLTRVRSEEGRGLAADFLEAINENRVFDIIDDRIKDENKLDQVMAIAKLARRCLSRKGRKRPNMREVSIALERILRSSLHEDIEVLI; translated from the exons ATGAAGACAGCTTCTTACAACTTCCTATGTGTTGCAGTATATGTCCTAACTCTGCAGCTCATCAACGGCTCATCCTCagcaacaccaccaccaccacctccacgtCCAGATGTTAACTATTCAGCTTCGTGTAGTAGAACCTGTGGTGGAATCTCGATTCCGTTCCCTTTCGGAATAGGTGAGAGAGAGTGCTATCTCAACAACTGGTACGAGGTTGTCTGTAACACCACCGTTCCCTTCCTCTCACGGATCAACACCGAAGTGGTGAACATCTCTCTTCCAGACGGTAATAAACCATACGGAGTGGTTCACATCAAAGGTCCCGTGACTTCGTTGGGTTGCTCAAGTCAAGGACTAGAAAAGTCAACGCCAGATTTGAATGTCACGGGAAGAGGCAGTCCGTATTTTCTCACAGACCAAAACCGTCTCGTGGCGGTTGGCTGCGGTACCAAGGCGTCTCTTACAGATATCAACTCAGAGATCTTAGGTTGTGAGTCGAGCTGCCAAGACAGTAAACGTGGTCAACAAGTAACAAATTCGATCTGTGATGGTTACAGATGCTGCCAGGTGAGGATACCATTAGAACGTCCTCAGGTTATAGGTATCAACTTAGAGAACTCTAATGTCACAAGAGGAGCAGGGTGCAGAGTAGCCTTCTTGACTAAACAGAGGTACTCGCCGATGAATGTAACAGAGCCAGAGCAGTTTCATTCCATGGGGTATGCGTTGGTAGAGCTAGGATGGTACTTTGATACTTCTGATTCTCGCTTTAGAAGCTCCTTAGGTTGTAGAAATATGACGCGTTACAGTTCTTACACCTCCTTTGATAAATGCGGTTGCGAGTATCAGTACTTCTCTGGGATGAGTTATAGGAACTGTTATTGCAATAATGGCTATACAGGGAACCCATACGTTAAACATGGCTGCATTG ACATAGGTGAATGCAAAGGACACAACGTTTGTGGAGAGAGGACTTGTGTGAACTGGCCTGGATCATATAGCTGCGATCCCATCGTAACCAAGCCGCAAAAGGCTTCTGTGCTTCAAG GCGTTCTTATAGGTCTAGGAGTGTTGTTGTTCGTCGTTGGAGTCTTGGGGATGTACAAACTAGTGAAAAAACGAAGGAAGATCATCCGCAGGAAGAAGTTCTTTAAACGTAATGGAGGCTTGCTGTTGAAACAACAACTAACTACAACAAAGGATGGGAATGTAGAGATGTCAAGGATCTTTAGCTCAAAAGAATTGAAGAAAGCCACTGACAACTTCAGCTTGAACAGGGTTCTTGGGAAAGGAGGTCAAGGAACTGTGTACAAAGGTATGCTGGTAGATGGGAGGATCGTCGCGGTGAAGAGATCAAAACTTGTGGATGAAGATAAGATGCAAGAGTTTATCAATGAAGTAGCACTTCTCTCACAGATTAACCATAGGAACATTGTGAAACTGTTGGGATGTTGCTTGGAGACTGAAGTTCCGATCCTGGTTTACGAGTATATTCCCAATGGAGATCTGTTCAAGCGTCTTCATGATGAATCTGATGATTACAAGATGACTTGGGAAGTGCGTCTTCGCATAGCTGTAGAGATTGCGGGAGCACTTTCATACATGCACTCAGATGCATCGTTTCCAATATACCACAGAGATATCAAGACTACCAATATATTGTTGGATGAGAAATACAGAGCCAAGGTCTCTGATTTCGGAACTTCGAGATCCGTAACGTTAGACCAAACTCACTTGACAACATTAGTTGCAGGGACTTTTGGGTACATGGATCCCGAGTACTTTCTGTCGAGCCAATATACTGACAAGAGTGATGTATATAGTTTCGGGGTTGTCTTGGTGGAGCTCATAACCGGCGAAAAACCATTGACTCGTGTCCGGTCGGAAGAAGGAAGAGGATTGGCAGCTGATTTCCTTGAGGCCATTAATGAAAACAGAGTTTTTGACATCATTGATGATCGGATCAAAGACGAAAACAAGCTGGACCAAGTGATGGCAATCGCAAAACTCGCTAGAAGGTGTCTAAGCCGAAAAGGAAGGAAGCGGCCAAACATGAGAGAGGTTTCAATTGCGCTGGAGAGGATCCTCCGTTCATCACTTCATGAAGACATAGAGGTCCTCATCTAA